A genomic stretch from Bacillus sp. N1-1 includes:
- a CDS encoding ZIP family metal transporter — MMTSLLTLFMIGFGGLIIGSVAGRMAFTYYQHRLEALYLICGGMLIGVITFELIPESIRTYPFWALMAGASLSVFFCIFTDHAIHGMFSHKSYLPVFAFVLAIIFHNIPVGIALGMTLGKGIGISLLIALFIHHLPEGVALYILMRMNGIKRTFVIIAASFVTIVLTVAAWFGMVSSQSILINGVFMGIAIGSLGYVAVHEMIGHVVGKVLKRELYLYTCLGILLLSLYLQVAHEIF; from the coding sequence ATGATGACGTCATTGTTAACTCTTTTTATGATCGGCTTTGGAGGACTTATAATCGGCTCGGTCGCAGGGAGAATGGCATTTACATATTATCAACATCGTTTGGAAGCTCTTTACCTTATTTGCGGAGGAATGCTCATTGGTGTAATTACGTTTGAATTAATACCCGAAAGCATACGTACTTATCCGTTTTGGGCCCTCATGGCAGGAGCATCGTTATCGGTCTTTTTCTGTATTTTTACGGATCACGCCATACATGGGATGTTTAGTCATAAAAGCTATCTTCCTGTGTTCGCTTTCGTGCTAGCCATTATTTTTCATAATATCCCTGTAGGAATCGCGCTAGGAATGACATTAGGGAAAGGTATCGGCATATCATTGCTTATTGCTCTATTTATTCATCATTTACCAGAAGGGGTTGCCCTATATATCCTAATGAGAATGAACGGGATTAAACGCACTTTTGTAATCATCGCGGCGAGCTTCGTAACGATAGTTTTAACAGTGGCAGCGTGGTTTGGGATGGTTTCCAGTCAATCTATTCTTATTAACGGCGTATTTATGGGCATTGCAATCGGCTCTTTAGGCTATGTAGCCGTTCACGAAATGATCGGTCATGTTGTCGGGAAAGTTTTAAAAAGAGAGTTGTACTTGTATACGTGTTTGGGAATACTTTTGTTATCACTCTACCTACAGGTGGCTCACGAAATCTTTTGA
- a CDS encoding PTS mannitol-specific transporter subunit IIBC, with amino-acid sequence MSEQNTEKSGFKVKVQRFGSYLSSMIMPNIGAFIAWGLITALFIPDGYLPNASLAELVEPMLYYLLPLLIGYTGGKIVYGGRGGVVGATATIGVIVGADIPMFLGAMAMGPLGGYLIKKFDEAIHGKIKSGFEMLVNNFSAGIIGGALTIIASLAIGPVVLGLNKALAAGVEAIIAAGLLPLVSILIEPGKVLFLNNAINHGIFTPLGLEQVANTGKSVLFLVEANPGPGLGILLAYSIVGKGSAKQSAPGAALIHFVGGIHEIYFPYILMKPALVLAAILGGMGGVFTFTLLDAGLLAAASPGSIVSLMIMSPRGGYLSVIAGVLVATAISFLVSFVILKRSKDSGEDISEATEKMEAMKGKKSSVSSNPKTNAEEPKVEASSYGNIAKVVFACDAGMGSSAMGASVLRNKFKKAGLTDIEVTNTSISNLPNDADLVVTHQDLTDRAKDKLPEANHISVKNFMNSPKYDELVAELTSTSETPVKEETKPEQAEQKEINKVVFACDAGMGSSAMGASVLRNKFKKAGLQDIDVTNTAISNLPDDADLIITHQDLTDRAKAKRPDAEHISVANFMNSPKYEELVDRLKK; translated from the coding sequence ATGAGTGAACAGAACACAGAGAAATCTGGATTCAAAGTAAAAGTCCAGCGGTTCGGAAGTTACTTAAGCAGTATGATCATGCCGAATATTGGTGCGTTTATTGCTTGGGGGTTAATCACTGCTCTATTCATACCAGATGGTTATTTACCAAATGCAAGTCTTGCAGAATTAGTAGAACCAATGCTTTACTACCTATTGCCACTACTGATTGGATATACTGGAGGTAAAATTGTCTACGGCGGTCGCGGTGGAGTGGTCGGTGCAACAGCCACGATCGGTGTTATTGTAGGCGCAGACATTCCAATGTTCCTTGGAGCTATGGCAATGGGACCACTTGGAGGATATTTAATTAAGAAATTTGACGAGGCAATTCATGGCAAGATTAAATCAGGTTTTGAAATGCTCGTTAATAATTTTTCAGCAGGAATTATCGGTGGAGCTTTAACAATTATTGCTTCTCTAGCAATTGGACCAGTTGTATTAGGACTAAACAAAGCCCTTGCTGCTGGTGTAGAAGCGATTATCGCTGCAGGTCTACTTCCACTAGTAAGTATTTTAATTGAACCTGGTAAAGTGCTCTTTTTAAATAATGCCATCAACCATGGGATTTTTACCCCGCTTGGACTTGAACAGGTAGCGAACACTGGTAAATCAGTACTCTTTTTAGTTGAAGCCAACCCTGGACCAGGTCTAGGAATTCTCCTAGCCTACTCGATTGTTGGGAAAGGATCGGCAAAACAATCAGCACCAGGAGCTGCACTGATTCATTTCGTTGGGGGAATTCATGAAATTTACTTCCCTTACATTTTGATGAAGCCAGCACTTGTACTTGCTGCCATTCTTGGTGGAATGGGTGGTGTATTCACATTTACACTTCTAGATGCAGGACTGTTAGCAGCGGCTTCACCAGGTAGTATCGTCTCTCTTATGATTATGTCACCACGAGGCGGGTATCTAAGCGTTATTGCAGGTGTTCTTGTAGCAACAGCTATTTCTTTCCTAGTCTCATTCGTCATTCTTAAACGCTCAAAAGATAGCGGAGAAGATATTTCAGAAGCAACTGAAAAAATGGAAGCAATGAAAGGAAAGAAGAGTAGCGTATCGTCTAATCCAAAAACGAATGCGGAAGAGCCAAAAGTAGAAGCATCTTCTTATGGTAATATCGCTAAAGTAGTCTTTGCATGTGATGCTGGAATGGGATCAAGTGCAATGGGCGCATCGGTACTTCGTAACAAATTCAAAAAAGCTGGGTTAACAGACATTGAAGTAACGAATACATCGATTAGCAACCTGCCGAATGATGCTGACCTAGTCGTCACGCACCAGGATTTAACGGATCGTGCGAAGGATAAGCTTCCAGAAGCGAATCATATCTCGGTTAAAAACTTTATGAATAGTCCAAAATACGATGAGCTTGTTGCTGAGTTAACTTCCACAAGCGAAACGCCAGTAAAAGAAGAAACAAAACCAGAACAAGCAGAGCAGAAAGAAATTAATAAAGTAGTCTTTGCATGTGATGCTGGAATGGGATCAAGTGCAATGGGCGCATCGGTTCTACGTAATAAGTTTAAGAAAGCAGGACTTCAAGACATTGATGTGACAAATACGGCTATAAGTAACTTACCAGATGATGCCGATTTAATCATAACGCACCAGGACTTAACAGATCGAGCAAAAGCGAAACGCCCTGATGCTGAGCATATCTCAGTTGCAAACTTTATGAATAGCCCGAAATACGAAGAGCTTGTTGATAGACTAAAAAAATAG
- a CDS encoding metal-sensing transcriptional repressor, which produces MADLNIPLQPEKKPTEPRTEEEKQQLQNRLKRIEGQIRGIQKMVGEDRYCVDILIQLSAIQAALKKVGYTLLERHTKTCVANSIKEGTGDDQIEELMKVIQQFSK; this is translated from the coding sequence ATGGCAGACTTGAACATTCCTTTGCAGCCAGAGAAAAAACCAACTGAACCGCGAACGGAAGAAGAAAAACAGCAGCTTCAAAACCGCTTGAAACGTATTGAAGGTCAGATCCGTGGTATTCAGAAAATGGTTGGAGAAGACCGCTATTGTGTAGATATTCTCATTCAGTTATCTGCGATTCAGGCAGCATTAAAGAAGGTAGGCTATACTCTCCTAGAACGTCATACAAAAACGTGCGTTGCTAATTCAATTAAAGAAGGTACTGGCGATGATCAAATAGAGGAGTTAATGAAAGTGATTCAGCAGTTCTCCAAGTAG
- a CDS encoding heavy metal translocating P-type ATPase codes for MESKKQISLHVTGMTCASCSTRIEKVLNKMDGVDANVNLTMEKASVAYDGDKVKAEEIVGKIEKLGYGVRKEKVELDIHGMTCAACSTRIEKGLNRTKGVELASVNLTTESGVVEYQPGEVTLDEILQKVKKLGYEAVVKKDREEQKSHKDEEVKKKKRRLLISALLSLPLLLTMLGHLPGGLALPVPHLLMEPWFQFLLATPVQFVIGAPFYSGAYRALVNKSANMDVLVALGTSAAYFYSVIEGMRSYLTEGYNPSLYFETSAILITLILVGKLFEDLAKGRTTQAITKLLNLQAKEASIIREGEEVKVPVDQVQVGDHIVVRPGEKIPVDGIVEKGNSSVDESMITGESIPIEKEVGESVIGSTINENGTLTIRAEKVGKDTALAGIIKIVEDAQGSKAPIQRLADVISGVFVPIVVAIAAVTFFIWYFLVDPYNLPQALEVGIAVLVIACPCALGLATPTSIMVGTGKGAEQGILYKGGEFLEATHKIDAILLDKTGTITKGKPEVTDFVTFQSDEKSVLEKLVAAEKASEHPLAKSIVEYGLNQKIEVAEAEQFQAIPGHGIVATVQEKQILVGTRKLMEREHISFSAYEEQMTTYELDGKTAMFIAFDNKVQGIIAVADTVKETSQKAIEEMRALGIDVYMITGDNQRTAEAIGKQVNLNGVFAEVLPEEKASKVKELQGEGKRVAMVGDGINDAPALATADIGMAIGTGTDVAIETADVTLVGGDLQNIPKAIHLSQKTMQNIRQNLFWALFYNSIGIPIAALGLLAPWVAGAAMAFSSVSVVANSLRLKRVKL; via the coding sequence TTGGAATCTAAGAAGCAAATCTCACTTCATGTTACAGGGATGACGTGTGCATCATGTTCAACACGAATAGAAAAAGTATTAAACAAAATGGATGGCGTCGATGCTAATGTCAATCTGACGATGGAAAAAGCAAGCGTCGCTTATGATGGAGATAAAGTAAAGGCGGAAGAAATTGTTGGGAAAATTGAAAAGCTCGGATACGGTGTACGCAAAGAGAAAGTTGAGCTCGATATTCACGGTATGACGTGTGCGGCCTGTTCGACAAGAATAGAAAAAGGCTTAAACCGTACAAAAGGTGTTGAGCTTGCTTCCGTGAACTTAACAACAGAGTCTGGTGTTGTCGAATATCAGCCTGGAGAAGTAACGTTAGATGAAATTCTCCAAAAGGTGAAAAAGCTCGGTTATGAAGCGGTAGTCAAAAAGGATCGAGAAGAGCAAAAATCTCACAAAGATGAAGAAGTTAAAAAGAAAAAACGTCGCTTGCTTATCTCAGCGCTTCTTTCGTTACCGCTACTCTTAACAATGCTAGGTCATCTACCTGGCGGATTAGCACTTCCGGTGCCCCATCTTCTCATGGAGCCCTGGTTTCAATTTCTTCTAGCTACACCCGTTCAGTTTGTAATTGGAGCACCATTTTATTCTGGCGCTTATCGAGCACTGGTTAATAAGAGCGCAAATATGGATGTCCTTGTTGCGCTTGGGACATCTGCGGCGTATTTTTACAGTGTGATAGAAGGCATGAGAAGTTATCTAACGGAAGGCTACAATCCGTCTCTTTATTTTGAAACAAGTGCTATTCTGATAACGCTTATTTTAGTCGGAAAGCTATTTGAAGATCTTGCGAAAGGCAGAACGACACAGGCGATTACAAAATTGCTTAACCTCCAGGCGAAAGAAGCAAGTATCATTCGAGAAGGGGAAGAAGTGAAAGTACCTGTTGATCAAGTACAGGTAGGAGATCACATCGTTGTTCGTCCTGGTGAGAAAATACCTGTAGACGGTATCGTAGAAAAAGGGAATTCATCCGTTGATGAGTCTATGATTACAGGTGAATCCATCCCAATAGAGAAAGAAGTAGGAGAAAGTGTAATTGGTTCTACAATCAATGAAAACGGTACGTTAACCATTCGCGCTGAAAAGGTCGGAAAAGACACAGCACTTGCCGGAATCATTAAAATTGTAGAAGATGCACAGGGATCTAAAGCACCAATACAGCGGTTAGCCGATGTGATTTCAGGTGTTTTTGTCCCGATAGTAGTCGCTATTGCCGCCGTTACGTTTTTCATTTGGTATTTTCTTGTTGATCCATACAATTTACCTCAGGCGCTTGAAGTTGGAATAGCCGTGCTTGTTATTGCATGTCCTTGTGCACTAGGTTTAGCTACACCGACATCAATTATGGTTGGGACAGGTAAAGGTGCTGAACAAGGTATTCTTTATAAAGGTGGCGAATTTCTAGAAGCCACTCATAAAATTGATGCGATCTTACTTGATAAAACAGGGACTATTACAAAAGGAAAACCAGAAGTAACGGATTTTGTTACTTTTCAAAGTGATGAGAAGAGCGTGCTGGAAAAATTGGTAGCGGCTGAAAAAGCTTCTGAACATCCTCTGGCCAAGTCCATTGTAGAGTATGGTTTGAACCAGAAGATTGAAGTAGCTGAAGCAGAGCAGTTTCAAGCTATTCCAGGACATGGGATTGTGGCAACTGTGCAAGAAAAGCAAATCCTGGTTGGAACGCGCAAGCTGATGGAGCGGGAACATATTTCGTTTTCTGCTTATGAAGAGCAAATGACTACGTACGAATTGGACGGTAAAACGGCAATGTTTATTGCATTTGATAACAAAGTGCAAGGGATTATAGCTGTCGCTGATACTGTGAAAGAAACGTCTCAGAAAGCTATTGAAGAAATGCGTGCGCTTGGCATCGATGTGTATATGATCACGGGTGACAACCAACGCACAGCTGAGGCAATTGGAAAACAAGTAAATTTAAATGGTGTGTTTGCCGAGGTGTTACCTGAGGAAAAGGCTAGTAAGGTGAAAGAGTTACAGGGAGAAGGCAAACGAGTTGCGATGGTAGGAGATGGAATTAACGATGCTCCCGCTCTTGCGACAGCTGATATTGGGATGGCTATTGGTACAGGAACAGATGTAGCAATTGAAACAGCAGATGTTACTCTCGTTGGTGGCGATCTTCAAAACATTCCAAAGGCGATTCATTTAAGTCAGAAAACGATGCAGAATATTCGCCAGAATTTATTCTGGGCGCTATTCTATAATTCAATTGGTATTCCAATTGCTGCGCTCGGTCTACTAGCTCCGTGGGTTGCTGGAGCAGCTATGGCATTTAGCTCTGTATCAGTCGTAGCAAACTCCCTCCGTTTGAAGCGAGTCAAACTTTAA
- a CDS encoding arginine deiminase family protein, with protein MNIEPNCWNEYGQLKAVIVCSPSILDVTDQQTATDVQWEKAVRQKKARENHEVMIESMEEEGVNVIDYSVHLSRDELLLNEKLINRIFVRDLACVFGNIILPGAAGTSMRGPEYFQSHKLFQQWFDNKTFRVEANNDLKALEYGDVMILNKDAILINAGIRTSIESVEALQETLFKAGFSEIGVIDLPRRPDTIHLDMNCNVVGEELFIGKSYMNYLPVQVITGNGFTYEMLEPFIKRHGYETEWTSDIKHTVADINFLNLNPETLLISTKANKSIFKNHSILKKKKLIEVEVDELEKGGGGIRCMTLPLERE; from the coding sequence ATGAACATTGAACCAAATTGTTGGAATGAATATGGACAGTTAAAAGCAGTTATCGTTTGTTCTCCGTCAATTTTAGATGTAACTGATCAACAGACAGCGACAGACGTGCAATGGGAAAAGGCAGTGAGACAAAAAAAGGCGAGAGAAAACCATGAGGTAATGATTGAATCGATGGAGGAAGAAGGAGTGAATGTGATCGATTACTCTGTTCATTTATCACGAGACGAACTTTTACTAAATGAAAAATTAATCAACCGCATTTTCGTCCGCGATCTTGCATGTGTGTTTGGAAATATTATTCTTCCCGGGGCAGCTGGAACGTCTATGAGAGGACCTGAATATTTTCAAAGTCACAAGTTATTTCAACAATGGTTTGATAACAAGACGTTTCGTGTGGAAGCAAATAATGATTTGAAGGCGCTCGAATATGGAGATGTGATGATCCTGAATAAAGATGCTATTTTGATAAATGCAGGCATTCGGACAAGCATTGAAAGTGTAGAAGCTTTGCAGGAAACTTTGTTCAAGGCTGGTTTCTCAGAAATTGGTGTCATTGATCTACCACGTCGACCGGATACAATTCACCTCGATATGAATTGTAACGTGGTTGGGGAAGAACTTTTTATTGGGAAAAGCTACATGAACTATTTACCGGTTCAGGTTATAACAGGAAATGGGTTTACTTATGAAATGCTTGAACCTTTTATAAAGCGACATGGGTATGAAACAGAATGGACTTCTGACATTAAACATACCGTGGCAGATATCAATTTCTTAAATCTTAATCCAGAGACGCTGTTAATCAGTACAAAAGCTAATAAATCAATCTTTAAAAACCATTCTATTCTTAAAAAGAAAAAGCTGATTGAAGTAGAAGTAGACGAATTAGAAAAAGGGGGCGGTGGCATCCGGTGTATGACGTTGCCTTTGGAAAGAGAATAA
- a CDS encoding heavy metal translocating P-type ATPase yields MEEYRLKGLSCPNCAAGMEQQIQKLEYGESAQIQYNSGKLKVDKRVNIEQVEKILDSDHASIVKEENGHTHEHAHASMKWLLGISTGIFLFALLLDSVTAVPAVPFYLTAIILSGYQTFMKGLRNLTKLTFNIETLMTIALIGAVSIGEWKEGTLVAILFGLNEYLEGLGMEKARKSMESLLQIAPKEALLIRDGKEEVVGINDLKVDDLVLVKSGAKIPSDGIVSAGNSSVNEAAITGEAMPVEKGAGESVFGGSINNEGILHVKITKAYEDSSLAKILHLVEEAQETKTPTELFINRFSRYYTPIIMIISALVMLVPPLLFGGVWADWFYQGLAVLIVGCPCALILSSPIANISGITRNARNGILVKGSVYLEQLGKIDTLAFDKTGTLTKGFPYVETYESYHDEKFLSVAAAVEKHSSHPLAKAIMKKVADFPYRKFEATNVETVSGQGIIAEVNGKRHWVGNEKSVRHVTIPENVQSSIDAMKRDGLTLVIVADETKVLGMFGIADEIREESQSVIRDLHQAGIKNTVMLTGDHEKTAEKVANRVGVRSYFGGLLPEDKVAKVKELTNEGKVAMIGDGINDAPALASADLGIAMGKGTDSAIETADIVLMQDHLGKLPEAVSIARRVNRTIRVNIALALGLKLIALLLTIPGLLTLWIAILSDMGATILVTLISLTILWERKEKEKPTIKKEAEPQHT; encoded by the coding sequence ATGGAAGAATATCGTCTTAAGGGCTTATCTTGTCCCAACTGTGCTGCTGGCATGGAACAACAGATTCAAAAACTTGAGTATGGTGAATCAGCTCAAATTCAGTATAATTCAGGTAAACTAAAAGTAGATAAAAGAGTTAACATTGAACAAGTCGAGAAAATCCTTGATTCCGATCATGCTTCTATAGTGAAGGAAGAGAATGGACATACCCATGAACATGCTCACGCTAGTATGAAGTGGCTTCTAGGCATTTCAACTGGTATCTTTCTATTCGCCCTGCTATTAGATTCCGTCACAGCTGTTCCAGCTGTTCCGTTTTATCTTACTGCGATTATTTTAAGCGGTTATCAAACGTTTATGAAAGGTCTCCGAAATTTAACGAAGCTAACGTTTAATATTGAAACCTTGATGACGATTGCGTTAATCGGGGCTGTTTCCATTGGAGAGTGGAAAGAAGGAACGCTTGTTGCGATTTTGTTCGGATTGAATGAATACTTAGAAGGACTTGGAATGGAGAAGGCAAGGAAGTCAATGGAATCCCTTCTTCAAATCGCACCGAAAGAAGCGCTTCTTATCAGAGATGGAAAAGAAGAAGTCGTTGGGATTAACGACCTTAAAGTGGATGATCTTGTTCTCGTTAAATCTGGCGCGAAAATTCCTTCAGATGGGATCGTCTCAGCTGGAAATAGCTCAGTGAACGAAGCTGCGATAACGGGAGAAGCCATGCCTGTTGAAAAAGGTGCTGGTGAATCCGTTTTTGGTGGAAGTATTAATAACGAGGGCATTCTGCACGTGAAAATCACAAAGGCCTATGAGGATTCTTCGCTCGCAAAAATTTTGCATTTAGTTGAAGAAGCTCAAGAAACGAAGACACCAACAGAGTTATTCATTAATCGTTTTTCTAGATACTATACACCAATTATCATGATCATCTCAGCCCTAGTTATGCTTGTTCCTCCTTTATTATTTGGTGGGGTTTGGGCTGACTGGTTTTATCAAGGGCTTGCCGTCTTAATTGTAGGTTGTCCGTGTGCCCTTATTCTGTCATCACCTATTGCGAACATCTCCGGTATTACAAGGAATGCGCGTAACGGCATTCTTGTAAAAGGATCGGTTTATCTTGAGCAACTGGGTAAAATTGATACGCTTGCTTTTGATAAGACTGGGACACTTACAAAAGGATTCCCTTATGTTGAGACATATGAAAGCTATCATGATGAGAAGTTTTTATCTGTAGCAGCAGCGGTCGAGAAGCATTCTTCTCATCCATTAGCCAAAGCAATTATGAAGAAAGTAGCTGATTTTCCTTATAGAAAATTCGAAGCAACCAATGTCGAAACGGTTTCAGGGCAAGGCATTATTGCAGAGGTTAATGGAAAGAGACATTGGGTAGGAAATGAAAAAAGCGTTCGTCATGTTACCATACCTGAGAATGTTCAATCATCAATTGATGCGATGAAACGAGATGGGCTAACGCTTGTCATTGTAGCCGATGAAACAAAGGTACTTGGTATGTTTGGTATCGCGGATGAAATTCGCGAAGAAAGCCAGTCTGTTATACGTGATTTGCATCAAGCAGGTATTAAGAATACAGTGATGTTAACAGGAGATCATGAGAAAACGGCTGAGAAAGTGGCAAATCGTGTTGGTGTTCGTTCTTATTTCGGCGGTCTCTTACCAGAAGACAAAGTTGCTAAAGTGAAAGAATTAACAAACGAAGGCAAAGTAGCCATGATTGGTGACGGAATTAACGATGCACCGGCTCTTGCTTCAGCTGATCTTGGAATTGCAATGGGGAAAGGGACAGATAGCGCGATTGAAACAGCCGATATTGTATTGATGCAGGATCATCTCGGTAAGCTGCCAGAAGCGGTCTCGATCGCCAGGCGCGTGAATCGAACGATCCGAGTCAATATTGCGCTAGCCCTTGGCTTGAAACTCATTGCCCTACTCCTTACTATTCCTGGATTATTGACCCTATGGATTGCAATATTATCGGATATGGGGGCAACGATTCTCGTGACATTGATTAGTTTAACAATTTTGTGGGAGCGGAAAGAAAAAGAAAAGCCAACGATAAAGAAGGAAGCTGAACCCCAGCATACGTAA
- the copZ gene encoding copper chaperone CopZ, protein MEQTTLKIKGMTCDHCKAAVNNALTELEGVAEVDVNVKEGTAKVSYDSSSVSVSEMNEAVEEQGYDIV, encoded by the coding sequence ATGGAACAAACAACGTTAAAAATCAAAGGTATGACATGTGATCATTGTAAAGCAGCAGTAAATAATGCATTAACAGAGCTTGAAGGAGTAGCAGAAGTAGACGTGAATGTAAAAGAAGGAACGGCAAAAGTTTCTTATGATTCTTCAAGTGTTTCTGTTTCAGAAATGAATGAAGCGGTTGAAGAACAGGGATATGATATTGTCTAA
- a CDS encoding amino acid permease translates to MGKQTAQEKKLTWWQMSFVGVGCIIGTGYFLGSSIVIDKAGYLILVAYSLAAIGTWIVYEALSNLTAKHPTKGSFRTYAKQAFGAWAGFSNGWVYWSSEMLIMGSQLTALALFAQFWFPSTPLWLNASVFASLGLLIIFIGVQLVEKMENVFGIMKIAAIVMFLAIGAAALLGWLDPKQDHEAIASSDFFSGNKIGLWVALVYAFYAFGGIEVMGLMANELEDPKNAPRAGKVMLIVLTILYILSFIVVLKLIPIKSITPKESPFLTALTQFHLPWIPHVFNAILIIAGFSTMVASLYAVTTMLVTLAEENDAPAIFAKKSRKISLPAFGLTTLVVILSIGFALLLPENIFEYLTTAAGLMLLYNWMFILFSYRKLTQTTFKDKIKLIIGILLISTAVSGTLLDRISRAGFFVSLCFLLLIASATFFKMKRKQH, encoded by the coding sequence ATGGGTAAACAGACAGCTCAAGAAAAAAAATTAACCTGGTGGCAAATGTCATTCGTTGGTGTTGGATGCATCATAGGGACAGGGTATTTTCTTGGATCTAGCATCGTCATTGATAAAGCAGGCTATCTCATTTTAGTGGCATATTCCTTAGCTGCGATTGGAACCTGGATTGTTTATGAAGCTCTTTCAAACCTAACGGCTAAGCATCCAACAAAAGGATCATTTCGAACATATGCGAAACAAGCTTTCGGGGCATGGGCTGGATTTAGCAATGGTTGGGTCTACTGGTCCTCTGAAATGCTTATTATGGGAAGCCAGTTAACAGCACTTGCGCTATTTGCTCAATTCTGGTTTCCGAGTACTCCTCTGTGGCTCAATGCATCCGTATTTGCTTCGCTTGGTCTACTCATCATCTTTATAGGGGTCCAGCTCGTAGAAAAAATGGAGAACGTGTTTGGGATAATGAAAATTGCTGCCATCGTCATGTTTCTCGCAATCGGTGCCGCTGCCTTACTTGGATGGCTTGATCCTAAACAAGATCACGAAGCTATCGCTTCATCCGACTTTTTTTCAGGTAATAAAATCGGGCTCTGGGTTGCTCTTGTATATGCTTTCTATGCATTTGGTGGGATTGAAGTAATGGGACTGATGGCAAATGAGCTTGAAGATCCAAAAAACGCTCCTAGAGCTGGAAAAGTGATGCTGATCGTCTTAACCATTCTATATATTCTTTCGTTCATTGTTGTTTTAAAGCTTATTCCCATCAAAAGCATTACCCCGAAGGAAAGCCCGTTTTTAACAGCACTCACTCAATTTCATCTCCCCTGGATCCCTCATGTATTTAATGCGATTTTAATTATCGCTGGATTTTCAACAATGGTCGCTTCTCTCTATGCCGTTACAACCATGCTTGTAACACTCGCTGAAGAAAATGATGCGCCTGCGATTTTCGCAAAAAAAAGCAGGAAGATTTCCCTTCCCGCTTTTGGTCTTACAACCCTAGTTGTCATACTTTCAATTGGTTTCGCACTCTTATTACCTGAAAACATTTTTGAGTATTTAACGACTGCCGCTGGTTTAATGCTGTTATACAATTGGATGTTTATCCTTTTTTCTTATCGGAAATTAACCCAGACCACTTTCAAAGATAAGATAAAACTCATCATTGGGATTCTTCTAATAAGTACAGCTGTTTCAGGAACGTTACTTGATCGTATTAGTAGAGCAGGTTTTTTTGTCAGTCTATGCTTTCTTCTACTCATTGCTTCGGCTACCTTTTTTAAAATGAAAAGGAAACAGCACTAG